One genomic window of Arachis hypogaea cultivar Tifrunner chromosome 8, arahy.Tifrunner.gnm2.J5K5, whole genome shotgun sequence includes the following:
- the LOC112706544 gene encoding casein kinase 1-like protein 2, which yields MEPRIANKFRLGRKLGSGSFGEIYLGTNVQTNEEVAIKLESIKTKHPQLLYESKLYKILQGGTGIPNLKWFGVEGEYNVLVIDLLGPSLEDLFNFCSRKLSLKTVLMLADQMINRVEFIHSKSFLHRDIKPDNFLMGLGRRANQVYAIDFGLAKKYRDSSTHQHIPYRENKNLTGTARYASMNTHLGIEQSRRDDLESLGFVLMYFLRGSLPWQGLKAGTKKQKYDKISEKKVSTSIESLCRGYPSEFASYFHYCRSLRFNDKPDYAYLKRLFRDLFIREGFQFDYVFDWTILKYQQSQIASPPVRPVGLPPGPSSGLPPAALNADRHSGGEDGRHTGLSSSDPTRRRHSGPIANDGNLSRQKAPVTNDTTRSKDGMLSSSNFFRSSGSTRRVAFSGGREAAVGSGTEHSRSQTLDANPGALRKISGAQKNAPIISSEHTRAPSGITTSNIRNFESTLRGFENLNLNEERVK from the exons ATGGAGCCTCGCATTGCCAACAAGTTCCGTCTTGGCCGCAAGCTCGGTAGCGGATCATTCGGGGAGATCTATCTCG GGACTAACGTTCAGACCAATGAAGAAGTTGCAATTAAGCTT GAAAGTATCAAAACCAAGCATCCTCAGCTGTTGTATGAATCAAAGCTGTACAAAATACTACAAGGAGGAA CTGGGATCCCAAATTTGAAATGGTTTGGTGTTGAGGGAGAATACAACGTCCTTGTTATAGATTTGCTGGGTCCTAGCCTCGAGGACTTATTCAATTTCTGTAGTCGGAAATTGTCCCTGAAAACTGTTCTCATGCTTGCTGATCAGATG ATAAATCGAGTTGAATTTATCCATTCCAAATCATTTTTACATAGGGACATCAAGCCAGACAACTTCCTCATGGGTTTAGGGAGGCGTGCAAATCAA GTGTATGCCATTGACTTTGGTCTTGCTAAGAAATACAGAGACAGCTCTACCCATCAGCATATTCCATATAG AGAGAATAAGAATTTGACTGGAACTGCAAGATATGCTAGCATGAATACTCATCTTGGAATTG AGCAAAGCCGTAGGGACGACTTAGAGTCGCTTggatttgttcttatgtattttttgaGAGGAAG TCTTCCATGGCAGGGATTGAAAGCTGGTACTAAGAAGCAGAAGTATGATAAAATTAGTGAGAAGAAAGTTTCTACTTCCATTGAG tctCTCTGCCGTGGCTATCCCTCAGAATTCGCTTCATATTTCCATTACTGTCGGTCACTGCGATTTAATGATAAACCAGATTACGCTTATTTGAAAAGGCTTTTCCGTGACCTTTTCATTCGTGAAG GATTCCAGTTTGATTATGTCTTTGATTGGACCATCTTGAAATATCAGCAATCTCAAATTGCCTCTCCTCCCGTTCGTCCTGTT GGTCTTCCCCCAGGGCCAAGTTCTGGCTTGCCACCAGCTGCTTTGAATGCTGATAGACACTCGG GTGGAGAAGATGGTAGGCATACTGGTTTGTCTTCATCAGATCCTACTCGTAGAAGGCACTCTGGACCTATTGCAAATGATGGAAACTTATCCAGACAAAAGGCCCCTGTTACAAATGACACTACTAGATCCAAAGATGGGATG TTGTCTAGTTCTAATTTCTTTCGGTCAAGTGGATCTACAAGAAGAGTGGCTTTCTCAGGCGGTCGTGAAGCGGCAGTTGGCAGTGGTACTGAACACTCCCGTTCTCAGACCCTGGATGCAAATCCAGGAGCACTCCGGAAAATATCTGGTGCCCAGAAGAATGCACCTATCATCTCTTCTGAGCACACCCGGGCACCTTCTGGCATAACCACATCAAACATAAGGAATTTTGAGTCAACTCTTAGAGGATTTGAGAACCTGAATCTCAATGAGGAGAGGGTAAAGTAG
- the LOC112706545 gene encoding eukaryotic initiation factor 4A-8 — MAGLAPEGTQFDARQYDSKMNDLLSADGQEFFTSYDEVYDSFDAMGLQENLLRGIYAYGFERPSAIQQRGIVPFCKGLDVIQQAQSGTGKTATFCSGILQQLDYGVVQCQALVLAPTRELAQQIEKVMRALGDYLGVKVHACVGGTSVREDQRILQAGVHTVVGTPGRVFDMLRRQSLRPDYIKMFVLDEADEMLSRGFKDQIYDIFQLLPSKIQVGVFSATMPPEALEITRKFMNKPVRILVKRDELTLEGIKQFYVNVEKEDWKLETLCDLYETLAITQSVIFVNTRRKVDWLTDKMRSNDHTVSATHGDMDQNTRDIIMREFRSGSSRVLITTDLLARGIDVQQVSLVINYDLPTQPENYLHRIGRSGRFGRKGVAINFVTLDDARMLSDIQKFYNVSVEELPSNVADLL; from the exons ATGGCGGGTTTGGCTCCTGAAGGAACACAATTTGATGCTCGGCAATATGATTCTAAGATGAATGATTT gCTTTCTGCCGATGGGCAAGAATTCTTCACCTCATATGATGAAGTCTATGATAGTTTTGATGCAATGGGATTACAAGAAAATCTTCTCAGAGGCATATATGCTTATG GTTTTGAGAGGCCTTCTGCAATACAGCAAAGGGGAATTGTTCCTTTCTGCAAAGGTTTAGATGTGATTCAGCAGGCTCAATCTGGAACTGGCAAGACAGCAACATTCTGTTCTGGAATTTTGCAGCAGCTTGATTATGGAGTGGTTCAGTGTCAGGCTTTGGTTTTGGCACCAACAAGGGAGCTGGCACAGCAAATTGAGAAGGTTATGCGAGCACTTGGTGATTACCTTGGTGTCAAGGTTCATGCTTGTGTTGGTGGGACAAGTGTTCGCGAGGATCAGCGCATTCTCCAGGCTGGTGTCCACACTGTTGTTGGCACTCCCGGCCGTGTTTTTGACATGCTGCGGAGACAGTCTCTTCGCCCAGATTACATAAAGATGTTTGTTTTGGATGAGGCAGATGAAATGCTTTCTCGTGGTTTCAAAGACCAG ATCTATGACATCTTCCAGCTTCTACCATCTAAAATTCAGGTTGGAGTGTTTTCTGCTACCATGCCACCAGAAGCCCTTGAGATTACAAGGAAGTTCATGAATAAGCCAGTGAGAATCCTGGTTAAGCGAGATGAATTGACCCTTGAAGGTATCAAGCAGTTTTATGTGAATGTTGAGAAGGAAGACTGGAAGCTAGAGACGCTCTGCGACCTTTATGAGACTCTGGCCATCACACAGAGTGTCATCTTTGTGAACACAAGGCGCAAGGTGGATTGGCTCACTGATAAGATGAGAAGCAACGATCACACCGTTTCGGCCACACACGGCGACATGGATCAAAACACTCGTGACATCATTATGCGCGAATTCCGGTCGGGCTCATCGCGAGTTCTCATCACCACTGATTTATTGGCTAGAGGCATAGATGTGCAGCAAGTGTCTCTGGTTATAAACTATGATCTGCCAACTCAACCAGAGAACTATCTTCACCGCATAGGAAGGAGTGGAAGGTTTGGAAGGAAAGGTGTTGCTATAAACTTTGTGACTTTGGATGATGCAAGGATGCTTTCTGATATTCAGAAGTTCTACAATGTCAGTGTAGAAGAGTTGCCATCAAATGTTGCTGATCTCCTCTGA